Proteins encoded in a region of the Streptomyces violaceoruber genome:
- a CDS encoding 2Fe-2S iron-sulfur cluster-binding protein — MAPVPPSTSSAVTLNINGEKHQLTVDHRTTLLDALRERLDLTGTKKGCDQGQCGACTVLVDGRRAVSCLNLAVAAEGREITTIEGMAEGDRLHPVQQAFLDLDGYQCGYCTPGQICSAIAVIEEHAAGWPSAATEDIRPEAGPPPLTPDEIRERMSGNLCRCGAYVSIVQAVTRAAEAHQAAAQDDDRADQDVTTEETAA, encoded by the coding sequence ATGGCCCCAGTACCCCCATCGACGTCCAGCGCCGTCACCCTGAACATCAACGGCGAGAAGCACCAGCTGACCGTCGACCACCGCACCACCCTGCTCGACGCCCTGCGCGAGCGTCTCGACCTCACCGGTACCAAGAAGGGCTGCGACCAGGGGCAGTGCGGCGCCTGTACCGTCCTGGTCGACGGACGCCGCGCCGTCTCCTGTCTGAACCTCGCCGTCGCCGCCGAGGGGCGCGAGATCACCACCATTGAGGGCATGGCCGAGGGCGACCGACTGCACCCGGTCCAGCAGGCCTTCCTCGACCTCGACGGCTACCAGTGCGGCTACTGCACCCCCGGCCAGATCTGCTCGGCGATCGCGGTCATCGAAGAGCACGCGGCCGGCTGGCCCAGCGCCGCCACCGAGGACATCCGCCCCGAGGCCGGGCCGCCACCCCTGACGCCCGACGAGATCCGCGAACGGATGAGCGGCAACCTGTGCCGCTGCGGCGCCTACGTCTCCATCGTCCAGGCCGTCACCCGCGCCGCCGAGGCCCACCAGGCCGCGGCCCAGGACGACGACCGTGCCGACCAGGACGTGACCACCGAGGAGACGGCCGCATGA
- a CDS encoding FAD binding domain-containing protein: MREFGYQRADDVSGAVALLAADPDARFLGGGTNLVDLMKTGVERPARLVDVRELPLDAIEETAAGGLRIGATVTNSDLAAHPEVRRRYPALTQAVLAGASGQLRNMATVGGNLLQRTRCGYFTDLSKPCNKRAPGSGCSAVTGEHHNHAVLGASDHCVAVHPSDMGVALAAFDAVVGYETLDGPGELPLADFYLPVGDTPHRETALPAGALITGVTLPPAPVAARSRYRKVRERASYAFAIGSVAAALDVEDGVVREARLAFGAVASRPWRARAAEAVLTGAPADGDTFAAAADAELAAARPLPDNGYKVTLMRNLAVAVLTELAEETAR, encoded by the coding sequence ATGAGGGAGTTCGGATACCAGCGCGCCGACGACGTCTCCGGCGCGGTGGCGCTGCTCGCCGCCGACCCGGACGCCCGCTTCCTCGGCGGCGGCACCAACCTCGTGGACCTGATGAAGACCGGCGTCGAGCGTCCCGCCCGGCTCGTCGACGTCCGCGAGCTCCCCCTGGACGCCATCGAGGAGACCGCGGCCGGCGGACTGCGCATCGGCGCCACCGTCACCAACAGCGACCTCGCCGCCCACCCCGAAGTGCGCCGCCGCTACCCGGCACTGACCCAGGCGGTCCTGGCCGGTGCCTCCGGCCAGCTGCGCAACATGGCCACCGTCGGGGGCAACCTGCTCCAGCGCACCCGCTGCGGCTACTTCACCGACCTGAGCAAGCCCTGCAACAAGCGCGCCCCCGGCAGCGGCTGCTCCGCGGTCACCGGCGAACACCACAACCACGCCGTGCTGGGCGCCTCCGACCACTGCGTCGCCGTGCACCCCTCGGACATGGGGGTGGCCCTCGCCGCCTTCGACGCCGTCGTCGGCTACGAAACCCTCGACGGCCCCGGCGAGTTGCCGCTCGCCGACTTCTACCTCCCCGTCGGGGACACCCCGCACCGGGAGACCGCACTGCCGGCCGGCGCGCTGATCACCGGAGTCACCCTGCCGCCCGCCCCGGTCGCCGCCCGCTCCCGCTACCGCAAGGTGCGCGAGCGCGCCTCGTACGCCTTCGCGATCGGCTCGGTCGCCGCCGCGCTCGACGTCGAGGACGGCGTCGTACGCGAGGCCCGGCTGGCCTTCGGCGCGGTCGCCTCGCGGCCCTGGCGGGCCCGCGCGGCCGAGGCCGTCCTCACCGGCGCACCGGCCGACGGCGACACCTTCGCCGCCGCCGCGGACGCCGAACTCGCGGCCGCCAGGCCGCTGCCCGACAACGGATACAAGGTGACCCTCATGCGCAACCTCGCGGTGGCCGTCCTGACCGAACTCGCCGAGGAGACCGCCCGATGA